Proteins encoded in a region of the Bartonella harrusi genome:
- a CDS encoding DUF3574 domain-containing protein, which translates to MLTTFSLKRLYMIIYHLATKLFYSEINHKIASLRYAFLMRGCPPLKLSGTLTKIMTPDPRFMRGLTILGSYGQGNPYRAPTGVLDKEP; encoded by the coding sequence ATGCTAACAACCTTTTCCCTTAAAAGGCTCTATATGATAATTTATCATTTAGCAACAAAATTATTTTACTCAGAAATCAACCATAAAATTGCGTCACTTCGTTACGCTTTTTTAATGAGAGGCTGTCCGCCTCTCAAACTCTCAGGAACGCTCACCAAAATCATGACACCAGACCCGCGTTTTATGAGGGGACTAACAATCCTTGGTTCTTATGGTCAAGGAAACCCTTACAGGGCGCCTACCGGCGTCCTTGACAAAGAACCCTAA
- the repC gene encoding plasmid replication protein RepC — protein MVNKISGRRIDAHHIEYRKIADSAQMGFVSRGQLIGLAKNMKKTKLLKETEVELLLELLNTAPKASFEKGGVPLVFKSNRKLSSDINRSQSRVSYLLSRLYDNGLIVMRDSSNFKRYSVHSKDNEIACGIDLRILVARYDELKQKVDVVLKEKEKQEDALHYFRGLVRQIKDSYKEMKTTTSFTALLFARMQKIMDIIGRPAKASFEKLQKASHLLEWILQRGFKEKIEKTRYRHLADKIHIEHTTHNYKSNCNKKECSEKSEHTQINNMTFGHDKKAYENKQKGKTEGDLPSKESELLQIKPKFLAQALPNTARFLKHGLQSERDLIGSMELLAKMKGISPHALQEAKQTMGIKKTALAIALIVEKHCKEIIKSPGGYLRGMIAKENKGELYLERSFYALLDEEFKGKLHDFPIAENNKINSNDEKIPLFKSELNKVLKKLEMPKNHNKFA, from the coding sequence ATGGTTAATAAAATATCGGGAAGACGGATAGATGCACATCATATAGAATATAGAAAGATAGCTGATAGTGCTCAGATGGGGTTTGTAAGCCGTGGACAATTAATTGGATTGGCTAAAAACATGAAAAAAACTAAGCTTCTTAAAGAAACTGAAGTCGAACTTCTTCTTGAGTTGTTAAATACCGCCCCAAAAGCCTCATTTGAAAAAGGTGGAGTTCCACTTGTTTTCAAAAGTAATAGAAAACTTAGTTCTGACATTAATCGTAGTCAATCACGGGTGAGTTACTTGCTTTCACGTCTTTATGATAATGGTTTAATTGTTATGCGCGATTCTAGTAACTTTAAACGTTATTCAGTGCATAGTAAGGATAACGAGATAGCTTGTGGTATTGATTTGCGTATTCTTGTCGCTCGATACGATGAACTTAAGCAAAAAGTTGATGTAGTATTGAAAGAGAAAGAAAAACAGGAAGACGCTTTGCATTATTTTCGTGGATTGGTGCGGCAAATTAAAGATTCTTATAAGGAAATGAAAACTACGACCTCTTTTACAGCTTTGCTTTTTGCTAGAATGCAAAAAATCATGGATATTATTGGTCGACCAGCCAAAGCTTCTTTTGAAAAATTGCAAAAAGCAAGCCATCTCTTGGAATGGATTTTGCAACGAGGATTTAAGGAAAAAATAGAAAAAACAAGATACAGGCATCTTGCTGACAAGATACACATAGAACATACAACCCATAACTATAAAAGTAATTGTAACAAAAAGGAGTGTTCAGAAAAATCTGAACACACTCAAATTAATAACATGACCTTCGGTCATGATAAAAAGGCTTATGAAAATAAACAGAAAGGCAAAACCGAAGGTGATTTACCATCAAAAGAATCTGAATTGCTTCAAATCAAGCCTAAATTTTTAGCACAAGCTTTGCCTAATACGGCTAGGTTCCTCAAACATGGATTGCAATCGGAAAGGGATTTAATCGGTTCTATGGAGCTCTTAGCAAAAATGAAAGGGATTTCTCCTCATGCCCTTCAAGAAGCTAAACAAACTATGGGGATTAAAAAAACAGCTCTCGCTATTGCTCTTATCGTCGAAAAACATTGCAAGGAAATTATTAAATCACCGGGTGGATATTTACGTGGGATGATTGCTAAAGAAAACAAAGGTGAACTCTACTTAGAGCGTTCTTTCTATGCTTTGTTGGATGAAGAATTTAAAGGGAAACTTCATGATTTTCCCATAGCAGAAAATAACAAAATCAATTCAAATGATGAAAAAATACCCCTGTTTAAATCGGAGTTAAATAAAGTTCTCAAAAAATTGGAAATGCCTAAAAATCACAATAAATTTGCTTAA